One Defluviimonas aquaemixtae DNA window includes the following coding sequences:
- a CDS encoding WD40/YVTN/BNR-like repeat-containing protein, producing MDKLWVGTRKGLFRFSTNGKGWRQGGPPAFLAEPVTFVLEDPRDGAVYAALKLGHFGCKLHRSDDGGESWTELPCPAYPASGAPDAPALDMIWALAPGGADQPGRLWAGTLPGGLFRSDNRGESWALVETLWNVPQREKWFGGGYDHPGIHSILVDPRDSDRLTLGVSCGGVWISPDGGETWEQGGQGLRADFLPPDQSMDPTSQDPHLIAACASDPDRIWCQHHCGIFSSKDGGRTFAEHTEAATPSAFGFAVAVHPHRPDHAWFVPGVKDECRVPVDGKLVVTRTKDGGETFGILSGGLPQDSAYDLVYRHALVVDDTGERLAMGSTTGNLWTSNDGGVSWSLVSANLPPIAQVAFA from the coding sequence ATGGACAAGCTCTGGGTTGGAACGCGCAAGGGTCTGTTTCGCTTTTCCACGAACGGCAAGGGATGGCGGCAAGGTGGCCCGCCGGCCTTCCTTGCCGAGCCGGTGACATTTGTTCTTGAGGACCCGCGCGACGGGGCGGTCTACGCCGCGCTCAAGCTCGGCCATTTCGGCTGCAAGCTGCACCGCTCGGACGATGGCGGCGAAAGCTGGACGGAGCTTCCGTGCCCTGCCTACCCAGCGTCGGGCGCGCCCGATGCCCCGGCCCTGGATATGATCTGGGCGCTCGCGCCGGGCGGGGCCGACCAGCCGGGACGTCTTTGGGCCGGAACCCTGCCGGGCGGGTTGTTCAGAAGTGACAATCGCGGCGAAAGCTGGGCCCTGGTCGAGACACTCTGGAACGTGCCGCAGCGCGAGAAGTGGTTCGGCGGCGGTTACGACCATCCGGGTATCCATTCGATCCTCGTGGACCCGCGCGACAGCGACAGGCTAACGCTCGGTGTCTCCTGCGGCGGGGTGTGGATCAGCCCGGACGGTGGCGAGACATGGGAACAGGGCGGCCAAGGCCTCCGTGCCGATTTCCTGCCGCCCGATCAGTCGATGGACCCCACGAGTCAAGACCCGCACCTGATCGCCGCCTGCGCATCCGATCCCGACCGGATCTGGTGCCAGCATCACTGTGGCATCTTCTCGTCGAAGGACGGCGGCCGCACCTTTGCCGAACACACCGAAGCTGCCACGCCATCCGCCTTCGGCTTTGCCGTGGCGGTGCATCCGCATCGGCCCGACCACGCCTGGTTCGTGCCGGGCGTGAAGGACGAATGCCGGGTGCCGGTGGACGGGAAGCTCGTCGTGACCCGCACGAAGGATGGCGGCGAGACGTTCGGCATACTGTCCGGCGGCCTGCCGCAGGATAGTGCGTACGACCTCGTCTATCGCCACGCGCTTGTCGTCGATGATACAGGCGAGCGCCTTGCCATGGGGTCCACGACGGGCAATCTCTGGACCTCGAATGACGGCGGCGTAAGCTGGTCTCTCGTGTCGGCGAACCTGCCGCCGATAGCGCAGGTCGCCTTCGCCTGA
- a CDS encoding MoaD/ThiS family protein gives MPVIRFTANLMRHRDAPRVEADGASVREALEAAWTEDPLLRSYILDEQGRLRRHVNVFVDGEMIADRLTLSDPVGPRSEIYVLQALSGG, from the coding sequence ATGCCCGTGATCCGCTTCACCGCCAATCTGATGCGCCACCGCGACGCCCCACGCGTCGAGGCGGATGGCGCGTCGGTGCGCGAGGCGCTCGAGGCGGCCTGGACCGAGGATCCGCTCCTGCGGTCCTACATTCTCGACGAACAGGGGCGGCTCAGGCGTCACGTCAACGTCTTCGTCGACGGCGAGATGATCGCGGACCGGCTTACTCTGTCCGATCCGGTCGGTCCGCGTTCGGAAATCTACGTGCTTCAGGCATTGTCGGGAGGCTGA
- a CDS encoding VOC family protein, which yields MSFSPYLHFQGTCAEAMRMYADLFGATDLTLIRYSEAPEEAGLPKGSDRIMHAHMTVGGSTLMASDFPEGIGDPQKAVSVSFSVPDAATGEAIYERLLKEGDEIMAYGETFWSPGFGMVRDKFGTHWMISVPGEM from the coding sequence ATGAGCTTTTCACCCTATCTCCACTTTCAGGGGACCTGCGCCGAGGCGATGCGAATGTACGCCGATCTTTTCGGTGCCACGGACCTCACGTTGATCCGCTATTCCGAAGCGCCGGAAGAGGCCGGATTACCGAAGGGCTCCGACCGGATCATGCACGCCCACATGACCGTCGGTGGCAGCACCCTGATGGCCAGCGATTTCCCTGAAGGCATAGGCGATCCGCAGAAGGCGGTGAGCGTCAGCTTTTCGGTGCCGGATGCCGCGACAGGCGAGGCGATCTACGAGCGGCTCCTGAAAGAGGGCGACGAGATCATGGCCTACGGGGAAACCTTCTGGTCCCCGGGGTTCGGCATGGTCCGCGACAAGTTCGGTACCCACTGGATGATCTCGGTTCCCGGCGAGATGTGA